In one Castor canadensis chromosome 15, mCasCan1.hap1v2, whole genome shotgun sequence genomic region, the following are encoded:
- the Iba57 gene encoding putative transferase CAF17, mitochondrial isoform X3, which yields MFWISTDIPNVGCSGTHFSDGMMWDVFKLTQLTSLYFLWRHLFNSGPFFYLLPECPEEAPGFLLECDSSTLDALQKHLALYKIRRKVMVEPHPELHVWAVLPSTPQAPEAVPLQERVGATAILTRDPRTSHMGWRLLTQDHGPALVPGGQLGDLQDYHTHRYQQGIPEGVHDLPPGLALPLESNLAFMNGVSFTKGCYIGQELTARTHHMGVIRKRLFPVRLKGCLPTSGIGLGTLVLTTTGQVAGKFRAGQGDVGLALLRSDTIKGPLHIRISENHQVAVTASVPDWWPIATK from the exons ATGTTCTGGATTTCGACTGATATTCCGAATGTTGGGTGTAGTGGTACCCATTTCTCTGATGGCATGATGTGGGATGTCTTCAAGCTTACCCAACTGacatctttgtattttctttggagGCATCTGTTCAACTCTGGTCCATTTTTTTATCt ACTCCCTGAGTGCCCAGAGGAGGCCCCAGGCTTCCTCCTGGAATGTGACAGCTCCACGCTGGATGCCCTGCAAAAGCACCTTGCACTGTACAAGATCCGTCGGAAGGTCATGGTGGAGCCACATCCAGAGCTCCACGTGTGGGCTGTGCTGCCCAGCACCCCCCAGGCCCCTGAGGCTGTGCCGCTGCAGGAGAGGGTGGGAGCCACTGCCATCCTCACCCGTGACCCCCGAACTTCACACATGGGGTGGCGGCTTCTTACCCAGGACCATGGCCCTGCCCTGGTGCCTGGAGGCCAACTTGGGGACCTCCAGGATTATCATACGCATCGATACCAGCAAG GCATCCCTGAGGGGGTCCATGACCTGCCCCCAGGATTGGCCCTTCCGTTGGAGTCCAACTTGGCTTTTATGAATGGTGTGAGCTTCACCAAGGGTTGCTACATTGGCCAGGAGCTGACGGCCCGCACTCACCACATGGGTGTCATTCGCAAGCGCCTCTTCCCTGTACGACTCAAGGGTTGCCTCCCTACCAGTGGCATTGGTCTTGGCACCTTGGTGCTGACCACAACAGGACAGGTGGCTGGCAAGTTTAGGGCTGGCCAGGGGGATGTGGGACTGGCCCTGCTGCGGTCAGACACAATCAAGGGTCCTCTCCACATCAGGATCTCTGAGAACCATCAGGTGGCTGTAACAGCCTCAGTACCAGACTGGTGGCCCATAGCCACCAAGTAG
- the Iba57 gene encoding putative transferase CAF17, mitochondrial isoform X4: protein MVEPHPELHVWAVLPSTPQAPEAVPLQERVGATAILTRDPRTSHMGWRLLTQDHGPALVPGGQLGDLQDYHTHRYQQGIPEGVHDLPPGLALPLESNLAFMNGVSFTKGCYIGQELTARTHHMGVIRKRLFPVRLKGCLPTSGIGLGTLVLTTTGQVAGKFRAGQGDVGLALLRSDTIKGPLHIRISENHQVAVTASVPDWWPIATK, encoded by the exons ATGGTGGAGCCACATCCAGAGCTCCACGTGTGGGCTGTGCTGCCCAGCACCCCCCAGGCCCCTGAGGCTGTGCCGCTGCAGGAGAGGGTGGGAGCCACTGCCATCCTCACCCGTGACCCCCGAACTTCACACATGGGGTGGCGGCTTCTTACCCAGGACCATGGCCCTGCCCTGGTGCCTGGAGGCCAACTTGGGGACCTCCAGGATTATCATACGCATCGATACCAGCAAG GCATCCCTGAGGGGGTCCATGACCTGCCCCCAGGATTGGCCCTTCCGTTGGAGTCCAACTTGGCTTTTATGAATGGTGTGAGCTTCACCAAGGGTTGCTACATTGGCCAGGAGCTGACGGCCCGCACTCACCACATGGGTGTCATTCGCAAGCGCCTCTTCCCTGTACGACTCAAGGGTTGCCTCCCTACCAGTGGCATTGGTCTTGGCACCTTGGTGCTGACCACAACAGGACAGGTGGCTGGCAAGTTTAGGGCTGGCCAGGGGGATGTGGGACTGGCCCTGCTGCGGTCAGACACAATCAAGGGTCCTCTCCACATCAGGATCTCTGAGAACCATCAGGTGGCTGTAACAGCCTCAGTACCAGACTGGTGGCCCATAGCCACCAAGTAG
- the Iba57 gene encoding putative transferase CAF17, mitochondrial isoform X2: protein MAAAALLRGALPGRGRPAWRWRLHAAPRFCLAHGSSPLSSDPTNSAAWACFLLDERALLRVRGPDAAPFLLGLLTNELPLLDPADSAASSPARAAYAHFLNVQGRTLYDVILYGLPECPEEAPGFLLECDSSTLDALQKHLALYKIRRKVMVEPHPELHVWAVLPSTPQAPEAVPLQERVGATAILTRDPRTSHMGWRLLTQDHGPALVPGGQLGDLQDYHTHRYQQGIPEGVHDLPPGLALPLESNLAFMNGVSFTKGCYIGQELTARTHHMGVIRKRLFPVRLKGCLPTSGIGLGTLVLTTTGQVAGKFRAGQGDVGLALLRSDTIKGPLHIRISENHQVAVTASVPDWWPIATK from the exons ATGGCGGCTGCGGCACTGCTCCGTGGCGCGCTTCCGGGACGCGGCCGTCCAGCCTGGCGCTGGCGGCTGCACGCGGCCCCGAGGTTCTGCCTGGCTCACGGTTCCAGCCCTCTCAGCAGTGACCCCACTAACAGCGCAGCCTGGGCCTGTTTCCTGCTAGACGAACGCGCCCTGCTGCGCGTGCGCGGCCCGGACGCGGCGCCCTTCCTACTGGGGCTGCTGACCAATGAGCTGCCCCTTCTAGATCCCGCGGACAGCGCGGCTTCGTCCCCTGCGCGCGCGGCGTACGCTCACTTCCTGAACGTGCAAGGCCGCACTCTCTATGATGTCATCCTGTACGG ACTCCCTGAGTGCCCAGAGGAGGCCCCAGGCTTCCTCCTGGAATGTGACAGCTCCACGCTGGATGCCCTGCAAAAGCACCTTGCACTGTACAAGATCCGTCGGAAGGTCATGGTGGAGCCACATCCAGAGCTCCACGTGTGGGCTGTGCTGCCCAGCACCCCCCAGGCCCCTGAGGCTGTGCCGCTGCAGGAGAGGGTGGGAGCCACTGCCATCCTCACCCGTGACCCCCGAACTTCACACATGGGGTGGCGGCTTCTTACCCAGGACCATGGCCCTGCCCTGGTGCCTGGAGGCCAACTTGGGGACCTCCAGGATTATCATACGCATCGATACCAGCAAG GCATCCCTGAGGGGGTCCATGACCTGCCCCCAGGATTGGCCCTTCCGTTGGAGTCCAACTTGGCTTTTATGAATGGTGTGAGCTTCACCAAGGGTTGCTACATTGGCCAGGAGCTGACGGCCCGCACTCACCACATGGGTGTCATTCGCAAGCGCCTCTTCCCTGTACGACTCAAGGGTTGCCTCCCTACCAGTGGCATTGGTCTTGGCACCTTGGTGCTGACCACAACAGGACAGGTGGCTGGCAAGTTTAGGGCTGGCCAGGGGGATGTGGGACTGGCCCTGCTGCGGTCAGACACAATCAAGGGTCCTCTCCACATCAGGATCTCTGAGAACCATCAGGTGGCTGTAACAGCCTCAGTACCAGACTGGTGGCCCATAGCCACCAAGTAG
- the Iba57 gene encoding putative transferase CAF17, mitochondrial isoform X1, translated as MAAAALLRGALPGRGRPAWRWRLHAAPRFCLAHGSSPLSSDPTNSAAWACFLLDERALLRVRGPDAAPFLLGLLTNELPLLDPADSAASSPARAAYAHFLNVQGRTLYDVILYGMTCVKIVQDVAFSDGLLSLSSILPECPEEAPGFLLECDSSTLDALQKHLALYKIRRKVMVEPHPELHVWAVLPSTPQAPEAVPLQERVGATAILTRDPRTSHMGWRLLTQDHGPALVPGGQLGDLQDYHTHRYQQGIPEGVHDLPPGLALPLESNLAFMNGVSFTKGCYIGQELTARTHHMGVIRKRLFPVRLKGCLPTSGIGLGTLVLTTTGQVAGKFRAGQGDVGLALLRSDTIKGPLHIRISENHQVAVTASVPDWWPIATK; from the exons ATGGCGGCTGCGGCACTGCTCCGTGGCGCGCTTCCGGGACGCGGCCGTCCAGCCTGGCGCTGGCGGCTGCACGCGGCCCCGAGGTTCTGCCTGGCTCACGGTTCCAGCCCTCTCAGCAGTGACCCCACTAACAGCGCAGCCTGGGCCTGTTTCCTGCTAGACGAACGCGCCCTGCTGCGCGTGCGCGGCCCGGACGCGGCGCCCTTCCTACTGGGGCTGCTGACCAATGAGCTGCCCCTTCTAGATCCCGCGGACAGCGCGGCTTCGTCCCCTGCGCGCGCGGCGTACGCTCACTTCCTGAACGTGCAAGGCCGCACTCTCTATGATGTCATCCTGTACGG aatgACCTGTGTTAAGATTGTACAAGATGTGGCCTTTTCAGatgggcttctttcacttagtagcAT ACTCCCTGAGTGCCCAGAGGAGGCCCCAGGCTTCCTCCTGGAATGTGACAGCTCCACGCTGGATGCCCTGCAAAAGCACCTTGCACTGTACAAGATCCGTCGGAAGGTCATGGTGGAGCCACATCCAGAGCTCCACGTGTGGGCTGTGCTGCCCAGCACCCCCCAGGCCCCTGAGGCTGTGCCGCTGCAGGAGAGGGTGGGAGCCACTGCCATCCTCACCCGTGACCCCCGAACTTCACACATGGGGTGGCGGCTTCTTACCCAGGACCATGGCCCTGCCCTGGTGCCTGGAGGCCAACTTGGGGACCTCCAGGATTATCATACGCATCGATACCAGCAAG GCATCCCTGAGGGGGTCCATGACCTGCCCCCAGGATTGGCCCTTCCGTTGGAGTCCAACTTGGCTTTTATGAATGGTGTGAGCTTCACCAAGGGTTGCTACATTGGCCAGGAGCTGACGGCCCGCACTCACCACATGGGTGTCATTCGCAAGCGCCTCTTCCCTGTACGACTCAAGGGTTGCCTCCCTACCAGTGGCATTGGTCTTGGCACCTTGGTGCTGACCACAACAGGACAGGTGGCTGGCAAGTTTAGGGCTGGCCAGGGGGATGTGGGACTGGCCCTGCTGCGGTCAGACACAATCAAGGGTCCTCTCCACATCAGGATCTCTGAGAACCATCAGGTGGCTGTAACAGCCTCAGTACCAGACTGGTGGCCCATAGCCACCAAGTAG
- the Gjc2 gene encoding gap junction gamma-2 protein: MTNMSWSFLTRLLEEIHNHSTFVGKVWLTVLVVFRIVLTAVGGESIYSDEQSKFTCNTRQPGCDNVCYDAFAPLSHVRFWVFQIVVISTPSVMYLGYAVHRLARASEQERRRALRRRPGPTRGARPHVPPPGWAEHADLGEAEPMLGLAEEEEEEEQGAPEGPGEEGEEERVEEAAAKAATGDSKVSGAPGPAGQHDGRRRIQREGLMRVYVAQLVVRAAFEVAFLVGQYLLYGFEVRPFFACSRQPCPHVVDCFVSRPTEKTVFLLVMYVVSCLCLLLNLCEMAHLGLGSAQDAVRGRRGPSAPAPGSAPRPPPCAFPAAVAGLACPPDYSLVVRAAERARAHDQNLANLTLQALRDGAAVAAGDRDRDSPPCPGLSAASRGPPRAGAPASGTGSATSGGTVGEQGRLGTKPRAGSEKGSSGSRDGKATVWI; the protein is encoded by the coding sequence ATGACCAACATGAGCTGGAGCTTCCTGACGCGGCTGCTGGAGGAGATCCACAACCACTCCACCTTTGTGGGCAAGGTGTGGCTCACTGTGCTGGTGGTCTTTCGAATTGTGTTAACGGCTGTGGGTGGCGAGTCCATCTACTCGGATGAGCAGTCCAAGTTCACATGCAACACACGGCAGCCAGGCTGCGACAACGTCTGCTATGATGCCTTTGCGCCCTTGTCACACGTTCGCTTCTGGGTCTTCCAGATAGTGGTCATTTCCACGCCCTCAGTCATGTACCTGGGCTACGCGGTCCACCGCCTGGCGCGCGCCTCAGAGCAGGAGCGCAGACGCGCTCTCCGCCGCCGTCCGGGTCCCACCCGCGGAGCCCGGCCGCATGTGCCTCCGCCTGGCTGGGCAGAGCACGCAGACCTGGGCGAGGCAGAGCCCATGCTGGGActggcagaggaggaggaagaggaagagcaggGGGCGCCAGAGGGGCCGGGCGAGGAGGGTGAGGAGGAGCGTGTTGAGGAGGCTGCCGCCAAGGCAGCCACGGGGGACAGCAAAGTGTCTGGGGCACCGGGCCCGGCGGGGCAGCACGACGGTCGGCGGCGCATCCAGAGAGAGGGCCTGATGCGCGTGTACGTGGCCCAGCTGGTGGTCAGGGCAGCCTTCGAGGTGGCCTTTCTGGTGGGCCAGTACCTGCTGTATGGCTTTGAGGTGCGGCCCTTCTTCGCCTGCAGCCGCCAACCCTGCCCGCACGTGGTGGACTGTTTCGTGTCTCGGCCCACCGAGAAGACGGTCTTCCTGCTGGTCATGTACGTGGTCAGCTGCCTGTGCCTGTTGCTCAACCTCTGCGAGATGGCGCACCTGGGCCTGGGTAGTGCACAGGACGCCGTTCGTGGCCGCCGGGGTCCCTCAGCGCCAGCTCCAGGCTCCGCGCCGCGTCCCCCGCCCTGCGCCTTTCCGGCCGCTGTGGCTGGCCTGGCCTGCCCGCCCGATTACAGCCTGGTGGTGCGCGCGGCAGAGCGCGCCCGTGCGCACGACCAGAATTTGGCCAACCTGACCCTGCAGGCGCTGCGGGACGGGGCTGCAGTGGCTGCCGGTGATCGTGACCGGGACAGCCCGCCCTGTCCCGGGCTCTCAGCGGCCTCCCGGGGGCCACCTAGGGCTGGTGCCCCGGCTTCTGGAACCGGTAGTGCCACGTCAGGGGGCACCGTCGGGGAGCAGGGTCGGCTGGGCACCAAGCCTAGAGCTGGCTCGGAGAAGGGCAGTAGTGGCAGTAGGGACGGCAAGGCCACTGTGTGGATTTGA
- the Guk1 gene encoding guanylate kinase isoform X2 — MLRRPLAGLAAAALGRAPPEGMSGPRPVVLSGPSGAGKSTLLKRLFQEHGSIFGFSVSHTTRDPRPGEENGKDYYFVTREVMQRDIAAGDFIEHAEFSGNLYGTSKAAVRAVQAMNRICVLDVDLQGVRNIKKTDLHPIYISVQPPSLDVLEQRLRQRNTETEESLGKRLAAARADMESRNQESSGDWSCLSTWFTPQMFFCAPGLPGLYKKPA; from the exons GCATGTCGGGCCCCAGGCCTGTGGTGTTGAGTGGGCCATCGGGGGCTGGGAAGAGCACCCTGCTGAAGAGGCTATTCCAAGAGCATGGCAGCATCTTCGGCTTCAGTGTGTCCC ATACAACAAGGGATCCTCGGCCTGGTGAGGAGAACGGCAAAG ATTACTACTTTGTGACCAGGGAGGTGATGCAGCGTGACATCGCGGCTGGGGATTTCATCGAGCATGCTGAGTTCTCAGGGAACTTATACGGGACAAG CAAGGCTGCCGTGCGGGCTGTACAGGCCATGAACCGCATCTGTGTGCTGGACGTGGACCTGCAGGGTGTGCGTAACATTAAGAAGACTGACCTGCACCCCATCTACATCTCTGTGCAGCCCCCCTCACTGGATGTGCTG GAGCAGAGACTTCGACAGCGCAACACTGAGACAGAGGAGAGTCTGGGGAAGCGGCTGGCTGCAGCAAGGGCTGATATGGAAAGCA GAAATCAAGAAAGCTCAGGGGACTGGTCGTGCCTGAGCACCTGGTTCACTCCTCAGATGTTCTTCTGTGCCCCAGGTCTGCCTGGGCTCTACAAGAAGCCTGCTTAG
- the Guk1 gene encoding guanylate kinase isoform X3, translating to MSGPRPVVLSGPSGAGKSTLLKRLFQEHGSIFGFSVSHTTRDPRPGEENGKDYYFVTREVMQRDIAAGDFIEHAEFSGNLYGTSKAAVRAVQAMNRICVLDVDLQGVRNIKKTDLHPIYISVQPPSLDVLEQRLRQRNTETEESLGKRLAAARADMESSKEPGLFDLVIINDNLDKAYATLKQALSEEIKKAQGTGRA from the exons ATGTCGGGCCCCAGGCCTGTGGTGTTGAGTGGGCCATCGGGGGCTGGGAAGAGCACCCTGCTGAAGAGGCTATTCCAAGAGCATGGCAGCATCTTCGGCTTCAGTGTGTCCC ATACAACAAGGGATCCTCGGCCTGGTGAGGAGAACGGCAAAG ATTACTACTTTGTGACCAGGGAGGTGATGCAGCGTGACATCGCGGCTGGGGATTTCATCGAGCATGCTGAGTTCTCAGGGAACTTATACGGGACAAG CAAGGCTGCCGTGCGGGCTGTACAGGCCATGAACCGCATCTGTGTGCTGGACGTGGACCTGCAGGGTGTGCGTAACATTAAGAAGACTGACCTGCACCCCATCTACATCTCTGTGCAGCCCCCCTCACTGGATGTGCTG GAGCAGAGACTTCGACAGCGCAACACTGAGACAGAGGAGAGTCTGGGGAAGCGGCTGGCTGCAGCAAGGGCTGATATGGAAAGCA GCAAGGAGCCTGGTCTATTTGACCTGGTGATCATCAACGACAACCTGGACAAGGCCTATGCAACTTTGAAGCAGGCACTCTCTGAG GAAATCAAGAAAGCTCAGGGGACTGGTCGTGCCTGA
- the Guk1 gene encoding guanylate kinase isoform X1, whose protein sequence is MLRRPLAGLAAAALGRAPPEGMSGPRPVVLSGPSGAGKSTLLKRLFQEHGSIFGFSVSHTTRDPRPGEENGKDYYFVTREVMQRDIAAGDFIEHAEFSGNLYGTSKAAVRAVQAMNRICVLDVDLQGVRNIKKTDLHPIYISVQPPSLDVLEQRLRQRNTETEESLGKRLAAARADMESSKEPGLFDLVIINDNLDKAYATLKQALSEEIKKAQGTGRA, encoded by the exons GCATGTCGGGCCCCAGGCCTGTGGTGTTGAGTGGGCCATCGGGGGCTGGGAAGAGCACCCTGCTGAAGAGGCTATTCCAAGAGCATGGCAGCATCTTCGGCTTCAGTGTGTCCC ATACAACAAGGGATCCTCGGCCTGGTGAGGAGAACGGCAAAG ATTACTACTTTGTGACCAGGGAGGTGATGCAGCGTGACATCGCGGCTGGGGATTTCATCGAGCATGCTGAGTTCTCAGGGAACTTATACGGGACAAG CAAGGCTGCCGTGCGGGCTGTACAGGCCATGAACCGCATCTGTGTGCTGGACGTGGACCTGCAGGGTGTGCGTAACATTAAGAAGACTGACCTGCACCCCATCTACATCTCTGTGCAGCCCCCCTCACTGGATGTGCTG GAGCAGAGACTTCGACAGCGCAACACTGAGACAGAGGAGAGTCTGGGGAAGCGGCTGGCTGCAGCAAGGGCTGATATGGAAAGCA GCAAGGAGCCTGGTCTATTTGACCTGGTGATCATCAACGACAACCTGGACAAGGCCTATGCAACTTTGAAGCAGGCACTCTCTGAG GAAATCAAGAAAGCTCAGGGGACTGGTCGTGCCTGA